atggACTTTCTGCAGTATAGCTGCGTTCAAAAGCAATCAagcatgaaatttaatttttctgtaaaatgCTAAGCCTCTTTTAATAATAATCCTAAAGAAAGGTTTTTTATCCACTATAAATAAGTTGACAGTTCTGCACTGGAGtactattttttttaccttagaGAACCATAAAGAATCAAACTTTGAAAGACTTTCAAGCAGCTACTTGTATGTACAAATCTGTGCATGGTACCGCGCACAATTGTGCACACAAGACGCGGCCAATGAGTTAGTATATGATAAACCCTAAACTtaaacatttttactgtgattataaaaaaacagtaaTTATAAATCCAAATTTTATCTGATATATTTAAAGTACTTTGTTTTTACACCCTTTTTATAAAtacaaaagttaatttttccTGAGTATGTTTCGAATAAAAGAGTGCCatcagataaaaagaaaatggcTGAAGAGGAGTTACTGAATTAGTCAATCAACCGTGCAGGAAAATTACGGTTGATTGCAGAACGTGAAGTAATTCATCTTTTTTGCAAGCtgcattcaaaaatattttgcaaactCGAAAGCAGCTCGCTAAAGGTAATTTGAATATAACTTTGCacaaaatttgcgaaagtttGGCCTGGATAGAGTTGTTGGTATATTTAAACTGGCTTGTTGGAGTTGGAACGTTTAATTTCcagaaagtttttaaaataatttaaagtttcaggtaagtttttttaattttgcaatcTATAGGTAATGTTGTGATATGCTCATCAAATTGTGGTTCCATTCTGCACAAAGGCGACAGTAGGATTGCTTCATATCAAGCTCCTGCGATATTAAATGATTATATGAAGTCCAGCAAAACTGTGTTCTGTTGTATTTATGAAAATACTTTGCAACACAGTAGCTgtgtacaataaaataaatatgtaaCTATGTAACATATATGTAAATATGTTATATTACTTTATAAGCACACGTAAAagctaaaaacataaaaaagtgtaTTTAGGGCACCCAATAATTAGCGAAGCATTGTTTTTGCATCAACtaaattaagttttttaattatgCAGAAATTTATTCATAAAGAACTATAAACATAACCACTTCATAAGCTTCAAGAAGTCGTGCGTATATTGCACTAAAACTCTAAAACCAGCCAAGAGAGGGAATACTACCGGGTACCTAATATGTAGTAATTTTAAGGGGTTTTAATTTTGACCATAtctgtcaaatttaaaagatgAAATGTTTCCAAAGCTCTTGATCCGCCTAAATGAGTTCCCAAGTTGTGTCTGTCATCTTATTTTTAACTTGACAGATAGccgatatttaatttttttttcctttctcttttcattttatttacttttccgtattttattaataaaattccGTGAAGGCTAGTTAAAAATGAACGATTATCCACAAGAAAACGTAAATCAAAAACTAATAATGCTTCTTAAAATCCAAATCTTAGTTTTGGTGTTGTGTATAAACAGCAATCTAGACATTCCACTGATGTGTTGAGTaatatcagatttttttttagatgtgAAAATAACAAACAATGCATCTATCGTacatgtatttatattttttcgctGTTCTGTTACCTGAAATCACTCAAggtaaattgtttaaaatacttttattatttCGTATGTTTGgtctcttgttttttttttcagatttgttAGTATTAAGGTCCTCTATGAAGAAGGTTGTTGTTATATGCATCTTTTGAACACATAGTTCGATAACTTTCGCTAATATCAATCAATGACCTGATTGACGATTCGACATAAGACGCTTACAAGCAGAAATTCTCAACCATGCACCGCAGCATAATTCTGAGGCCCTCCTGCTGAGTAAATAATGTGCTAGAaaacgaacccgtggatttcttCACGGAGAATACgtcaaattttttttcgtaCACTGAAACTCGATGTGAAGTGTGAGTTTAAAAGTTACCCATATTGAAACAAATTTACTTCTACAGATTATTATGACAGTGGTTTGCTACGGGAGCAAGAGAAACTTAAGTTCGATATGAAGATGCTAACAATGTAACCTCGTTTATAAtgcctaattttttttattttatttggcgCTAGGCATTTATCTACATGCCCAGGGTCATCATCATAAAAATCACATCATAAAAATAGCAAAGACATATTTGATTGTGTTTAGGTCTCGACTCATCACTTATTCGAACCAAACGAAAACCATTTTCCGAGTATGACTATATTGAAGAAagtaaaaatgaagtttttgctGACCACGACCCTCCAATACCAATCAGGACACAAAGGCAGACCGTCGATAAAACTTCAGACGTTATGATTGAAAAACCAATAACTAACATTTTTGAACATCTaattcaaaaaagtaaaatgaaACATATGAAGATGGAAAAGCGAAATCTTGTGGCCCGACCAAAACCCGATCCATTTCTGAAACTAAAATCGTTTTTTGACGAGCTAAATAAGAAATCGGCTGATGAGACTGTGATGGAGAACAAACGTTCTGTGCACTCCACTATTGAAAACATAAACAAGGCTAAGGTAGTATCTAAAAAGGCGATAATGGAAGATTTACAAtttgaaaatgaagaaaacaaaaatgaagaaaTAATGCATCCTAAAGAAAatctaaagaaaaaacaagaaatttcaacACCAAAAAATATGGTTCTTGCTACTGTGAGCAGAAGTAGTGAAACCAACAGTGCTGAAACAGATGAAGATAATGACGTCAGTGGATCTGGAAGTGGAGAAAGTGGAAGTGGAGAATCTGGAGGTAAGGAAAAAGGCTATCCTTATCCCAAATCACGTGTAATAAAtacacgaattttttttctaaggtaatattttttagcttctttttcaaaattatttaaatttatacgTATAGACGGTTCCGGTGAATCAGAATCTGGTTCAGGGACACCAATGGAATTTTCAAAAGATGTAAATAAACGCAGTTCTACTGAAGATAACTATGACGAATTATTTGAGAATCCGCCAtctttaaaaaagcaaaatgggATGGGTCGAAATAAAAGACAAGTTAGAGATGATGACGACGAGGAAGGGAATCCTGATTTCGAAGGATTACCAGAACATTTAGGTAAGTTATAATATACGCATTATAAAAACGAAGCAATTTAATGTAACCTCTTTGAATGAAACTTGCaaagaaaattaacaacacatttGGGCAAAAATTGTAAAGACATTATTTATTAGACCTGAATTTAGTGTGTGTAAAAATAAGTATGCGATGATTTAATGCGAATTACTCTGACTCGATGTTCCATatgcaatgaaaaaaaaaatttgaaatcttGGACTTGCATGCTCTcagggaaaatatttttttacgataTTAGTGCAATAACATTTTCGTTTCTTAATAAGCAAAAATATAGGATTGAAAACTTTTTATCTATACACAGGAAAACTGCTTTGTCCATGTAAGCAGTTTGAAAGGCTAAGAGTATCTTTATAACCAAGGTTTCTTTGTTAGCTATCGACTTCTTCAAAGGAAGATTGGTATCACCTTTTTGATGCTAGAAAAACATTTATTACTGTTTTGTTAATTCTGTTATTTTCAGCAACCATTAGAAGAGAGAATCCAAGAGTAAAAATCTTGAAACGAGAGGCTAAAGATAAATACATACCTGATATACCATTACCTTTCAACGATATTGCAGCTGAAGTAAATCCAGTGACTggagaaattattaaaaaggaAGTAAAGCATGTAATGAAACGACTGGTCCCATACCCCACAAAGCAACCTGTCAAAATAATTCCCTACAGAGAGTTAAAATCAGTGAATGTAATTAAAAGGGCTCTTACAGAAGAAGAATTGAAGAATTTAAGGATTATAGATGAAGAAAAGGTAGCTAGCatagatatttgtttttttcaatgcAATTAGTATTGTATCAATCCAAGTTGTTGACTTTCTATAGCTGGCTTTGGGAAATTAAAGGAACAAACTTTCTCTATATGGCAACTCAGGAAGTATAACCTAATTAAAATATTACTTGATGCTGGGTTTCTTTAGTAAACCAGCACATAAACGCCACAAATGTTGCATAAATGATGAATGTGGTGTTAGTGAAAATCACTTTTGAAGGTTTACAGTCTCCTAAACAGTGTCTCTTCTTTTGTacagaataaatttttgctgtaATTCTGAGGATTCACCGCTTCCCTTTTTTATTACATTACAtagattttctttcttttacatTTCTTTGTACTTTTAGGCGAAAAGTTTATTTGATGATGACGAGGGAGATTTCTTAAAACACGTAAAGAAAGATGGCATCTATTACGATACAAGACATAAAAGATTTCTTATCACAGCTAATGCAGATAGCATAACTAAAGATGCTAAAGCTGAAACGAAGAGGAATAACTTTAAGATGGAGAAAGTTATATCCATTCCAAAAAGACATGACATTACTTCAACAAATGTCTTGAAAAAAAGAGGAGTGGAGAAAAGAGAGTCAGTTGCAGTTACACCAAAACAAAAGAGAACCACTGATATTGTGAAAAAGTCTTTAAACAATGCATCCGGATTAAAAAAAGTCAATACAAATCAATCTTTAAATGAAACAGCGGCTGTTACTAAAGTGCAAAAAATAAACTCTACGGTTGGTCAATCAAATGTTGACATTACAAATATAACAACGTCCAACAATGCAACAAATTCGTCCTCAGAATACCAAAAAGATAACCCTACGAAATCTAACAGAGCAGAGAATAACACTTCGACAAATTCTAACGTGACAGCTACAGATAGTAAGATAGTAAAACGCGATTTATCTGAGACGGAACATAGAAAACCACTCAAACAATCTGCTGAAAAGCCGAAATCAGACATTCTAAAAATGCATAAACGTGATATACTTTCTGATGACGATCCAAATATCGATGAACTGATGCGAACGCAGGGGAAAGAAGCTGAAATGATCAGACATGGTAAAAGTATGAAAACCGCAGAAAATGTTTACAAGTTTGCTCGCAGTGTGATGAATCTTGTAAATGATGCGAAAAGTGATAAAACTAAAAGACATTCTGAAAGCACTCAATTAACAGGTGTTTGGTCTGGACTAGGGACAGCACCTGAATTTGTTCCTGGTCTTATCAAGCGTGATTATGATGACAGATCACTTAGTGGTGCTTCGAAAGGTAAAAGACAGGCAGATGGACAGAAAGACATTTCTCGGCTGATGTCAAGAAGATCTAACAATGTGCAAAAGAAAAGGGTATCTAAACGCGAATTGCATGTGAATGAGGTTGAAATCAAACATGCTAGTCGCAAAAGAACACATAAATTCGAAGTTAATGCACAGGCTAAACGAAATGTAGAACATAAAGGTATATGGACTGGGGAGCACGGTTTTCCATTATATAGGGAAATACATACAAGCCCTACCAAGATAAAACGCGATGCGGATATAGATACAGATGAAGACGATGTGAAGACACCAAAGGAAGAAAACAATGAAGATCTCCCCTTGTTAAGTAAAAGGGATGTGATTCCATCAGATGAGGaggatgaaaaagaaaaaaaagataaggTTTCTAAAGAGAAACGTGAAATCACAGAACAAATGGAAATGAAACAAATGGAGTTGGGAAGTTTAGGTTCTATAAATATGACCCCTAAGAAAACGAAAAAGATAAAGCGAGACAAATCTAGTAAAAGACAATCTAGTgggaaaaaattaaagagaTCTGACAACGAAATGGAAAAGGAGATGATTTCACATCTAACAACAACACCCGTTCAGGATGGGAACGTTGTTCTTGCATTTGATGAAGTAAAAGAATTATTACctacaaaaagattttttagtcAAGATGAAGAACAAGTCCTGGAACCAATTAATCAACAACAAACAGCTGTTCCTTCTGCATCAGTAATTGATATTGACAAAGAACTAGCAGATTCGATGATCCTGGCTGGTGAAAAACGCAGTAATGTGTATCCTAGTGGGCTAACAGCAACCAAGATAGAATACGAAAACAACAGTGATGATAAACCCGGAAACGAAAGAAGCAAATTAAATCCATCGTTGTTGCAAAAGGATAACCAATTAAAGAAAGGTCAGCTCGCAAAGGTGCAAAGTGAAGAGACACAGCGTAAGTATGATCAAATGAGAAACTGGGTTCAGGACAGTAAAGATCCTGCAGAAATTGAGAACGAGAGGAAAATACAAGAAGTCAGTGATCAGCTAGCTGAGTCAAACACTGAGTTGGAAAAGCTAAAAGTAATAAACAAAGCCGAAAGTGATAGCGCATATTTAGCAAAAAAACTCGAGGAAAAAAATAACATGGATAATGATTCTGTCCAATTTCGCGAAGAAAAGTTTAAGAAACTTCAACAGCAAATTTTGGATGAACAAGAGATTTATCGTAAGCTCGTTGATGAACAACGAAAATTATACGAAGAGAAGATGAAAGCAGAAGAGCCAAAGGTAGGAATTAGTGAAAGCGGAAAAGTAAATACAACTACAGAGAACAAAGAAAATGAAGCTACAATGCAAAATAATGGCTCTTTAAAAGGCACATCGTCAGAGAAAGGTTCCGTATCAGCAACAGAAACTTCTATAAGTGACAAGATTCCAAGTAAAACATGGGACGCTTTGGATATGCACATCGGAGATCAGCACAATCAAACTATCGCAACTCCCCAGACATGGGAGCATTTTGATCGATTGCACAATGATAGTAGCGAGACGTTTCCTGAAGCAAATAATGAAGACGTTACTAATGAAACTGCTCCTGCAAGCGAAGATCAGGCATCGTCATTATACCCGAAGATAGTAATAACAACCACATCAACTCCAATGATAAATATTACCGTCATACCTgagtcaacaacaacaacaatgttcACGACAACATTAGTTCCTGAAACAAGATCTGAAAGTAATACTAGCAAGCAAATTATTATTGAATCAACAACTCCTCCGCCCACAACAGCCACTACAACAGTGTCAACATTAATAATGTCTTCTACAGCGAAATCAACAATAACACCAGCATCAACAACAGtatcaacatcaacaacaacatcacCACCAACAACTTTAACAACAACGACATCAACATTGCCATCAAcaacgtcatcatcatcatcaacaacaacaacaacaacaacaacaacatctccATCAACAACATCTCCATCACCATCAACATCTCCATCACCATCAACATCGTCCTCGACCATGTTGTCAACAACAATATCATCAACCACAACGAATGCTGAAACATCTACAATCGCCACAACAGCTTCAACTAAAACTGTAGCTCCGATTAAACCAAACCCTACTTCTCCAGTTGCAAAGACGGCAACAGCATATGTGATTAACGTAAATATGTCCTCCAATAATTCAGCTCCAACGAAATCTATTATATCTTCTGCTGAAAACTCTGAACTTGACACAGAATCGAGTAACGTTTCTGTGCCATCGAAAGAAAAAACCGCACAAGATGCTAAACAAATAAGCCACCTTCACAATGTCTTAATGCAGTCTGTAAATCCAGAAAGCTCAAAGAACATTGCTGACGTACGTAAACCAATACAGATTGCTGATATGAACACGAAGTTTGATATAAAGCCAACTACAGAAAAAACCCATTCTATTGAGAAAATATCGAATGAAGAGAAATTGCCACCGACAAAGACAGCCTTGCCGTTTCCACTAGAGATTGCTTATCGACCAAGAGTTGtttcagcaaaaaataaaacgagTAAAAATCTAGAAATAGAACCTCGAGCAGAtggtaaatatattttcagtTATAAATATACTTtcaataaaaaatcttttaacctAAACAGTTTCTTGATTGATTATGCTGTGATCTCTTTGTTATTTTATACCTTCTGAAACTTTTGACGGAAGCACGTGGTAAAAGTTGGACTATTTGCAACAAAGATCGAGTcatattttgacattttggCATATCTTTCCCCAAAGTTTCATGTGTAAAACATTAGCTAAAATTAAACACAAATTTAAACGTCAGTCAAATCTGtgtgttgtttataaaaaaaagtgttcCTAGAATTCCAGTTTATTTTAGTAATAATCTGTTCCAAACCAGCATACAAACACATCAACTTTTCAACTTTAGGATATGTAGGATGCTTCATTGATCACCTTGTTCAAGGTCGTGATTTACCTGTGAGAGCAGGAATCCCTTTCGTTACACCAACCAATTGTAGAACGGCTTGCAAGAAGACTGGGTACAAGTAAGTATTGCATTTGGACCAATGTCCATATTCATTATTGTTCTTCCCAGTACTTAACAGTACCATGAAGCAAAGAAATAAATGGTGATAAACTTTTATGTTGTTGTCAAAGTTTGAATCTATATGCTCTGCTGGTGCAAAAttatatagaaaatattgacAATTTCTGTGGTGTCAATATATCTCAAAATCTTTAAACTTGAATATCTTGAGaccaaaaaaagcttttttaataattttaaaatacttaTTACATTGGATTACATTTATTGTTATGTTCTCATGCGTATTCCTTCATGCAACTGTGATTTCAATGTCCACTTTTTCTTACCAGATATGCTGGTCTTCAATATGGCTACTTATGTTTCTGTGGCAACAATTACGGTAAGTACGATGTGGTACCTGACAGTGAATGCAACACGGTTTGTTCTGGTAACGATTCGTTCACATGTGGAGGATTGTGGAGAAATGAGATTTATGATACAGGTAAGAGATGAGAATTTTTAATACGTAAACATTTTTCTGAGGCCAGGCTTAAATCCTAGAATTACCTAAACAACTGTTAAGCAACACATTAAACAAGTCTcgggttttaaaagtttatcgcTTTGAGATATGGAATCTAGTATTTTTTGTGAGTTCGTGCTCTACCTGCAACACATTTacgtaaaaagaaattttagaaaGCCACCCAAGCCCAATCCCAAATTAATTACggcctaaatatttttttagtaccTAATACCTTAATAACGTGCATTtaaatactttaattttaatcaGAGCATGTGATTGGTACATATGAAGGGAACGTTCCATTTATCATGCCACCGAAAGTAAGGACCTCAATGACTGGTAAGTAGACAACAGTTAACCTTTTTCCCAACCCCTGTTCTTCCTGTTTTTATATTGTCGCAGTCCCGACAAgataccctggggacgaggttggacaTTTACAATTTTACGTTTTTatctaatacacctttcccaaaTTATGGTTCTGTGTttttcaaataaggatattcagatagaatattaaatcATCATggcaaaaaaagaagtttttagagcaatataatattctggttggattttatttggatttaaagaaaataattattttaaaaacgaggctattcttaggaagctcggctatataaagggtttgaccgtaactttcagcccgatattgaggcacttaacgaacagaaatatttacgaaattaggtaattcgttctaccttttgctaaggaacttagggataagaatcatttttagtatcaacctctttaattgagtttgacatTCAGGAAATTCAGGAAAGGTCTATTTGAGAAATTTATTtccatttaattttttacccTCCTCATAATCCTTCACCCGGTTTTATTTTTGGGTTTTACGTGTCgtgtttttttattgcttttcaaCTTTTCAACTATGTTCTTGTGTTGTCTCTTTAATGTCGTACCGCTAGAACAACCAGAACAAACTGTAATTGTTAATATCTAATTGTTAAAGTACTCCTTTTTACATTTCTCTTATTCTTAATCTTAACAAGATCATGTTTGTCTTCTTGTTGGccttccttaattgttatgtgttttttctttatgtcagcaaataaatgaatgaagcaTTTTGATTAGGCATTTTTCTAAGTGTACAAAAAGCTTGGCAggcaagtttaatttttttaaacttacacGCCGAGCTTTTTATACGCCGATGTTCGTTTGAGTtgttacaaatttaaaaacattacatGACATGCACGACAACACAGTGTATTTTTCCCGCATGGTCGCTCAGTTTTCGTTGAATGGAAATCAGCTTTACATATAAGGTATACTGTAGAGTATCAGAGTATTATCTTATTACACCTGTCATTTATATGTAACTGACTAAATAATCTAGAACTGCCTGGCATGGTACGATCTATCATTCCATCAGGTCCAAACATGGTAACAGCCAATGAAAAAATGGAAAGTAACCAAGAGCTTTTGAAAGAGATTCAAGACTCAGAGCAAGCTGACATCAAAGCGTTAGAAGACGAAAAACAAGATGCAATTGATCGAAGTAATATTAACGTAGTGCGCAAAGTTGGCAACTATACTGATGAAGATCTAATAAACGCTGCCAAATTAGAAATGGCACTTGATCAGGCAACTCAGGTAATATCTCCTGTATTTTTTTCCATCTAGTTTGCATCCAGTTACTAACCATTAGTATAATTATGCTGTAGACAAACGCGTTCGAAAAATGATGTCGCGtacgaaaaataattttaccgtGTACTTATTTTCGAAAATATTGACTAAATTAgcgaaaataaataagtaaatacggCTGTTACGAGGGAAAAACAACTCTGTTATGAGTGACAAACAAAAAGTTTACGCTAAAAGTCATAATTTTAACGCTTGCAGAGGATATATATTCGTTACCGTTTTTTTAGATACTGTATTTGCTAGAAATTTGatgaattttatttatcatatttttttaacttgttatGGTTTTATGATGAGGTTTTGTGTAtgatttaataaaaaactttttcgcTGAATATTTTTGTCTAAACATTAAAGCAATTTCCCGAAATCAGATTTTCAGTTCACTTAAGTTTGTTAAAACAATTTAGAGCGACGTTCATACAGTTAATCGACCACCTGATAATAATCCAGTTCCATCATCTACAACTGAATCACCGGTAGTCGACGAAGAGGATGATGATCATAAA
The genomic region above belongs to Hydractinia symbiolongicarpus strain clone_291-10 chromosome 4, HSymV2.1, whole genome shotgun sequence and contains:
- the LOC130640881 gene encoding uncharacterized protein LOC130640881 → MHLSYMYLYFFAVLLPEITQGLDSSLIRTKRKPFSEYDYIEESKNEVFADHDPPIPIRTQRQTVDKTSDVMIEKPITNIFEHLIQKSKMKHMKMEKRNLVARPKPDPFLKLKSFFDELNKKSADETVMENKRSVHSTIENINKAKVVSKKAIMEDLQFENEENKNEEIMHPKENLKKKQEISTPKNMVLATVSRSSETNSAETDEDNDVSGSGSGESGSGESGDGSGESESGSGTPMEFSKDVNKRSSTEDNYDELFENPPSLKKQNGMGRNKRQVRDDDDEEGNPDFEGLPEHLATIRRENPRVKILKREAKDKYIPDIPLPFNDIAAEVNPVTGEIIKKEVKHVMKRLVPYPTKQPVKIIPYRELKSVNVIKRALTEEELKNLRIIDEEKAKSLFDDDEGDFLKHVKKDGIYYDTRHKRFLITANADSITKDAKAETKRNNFKMEKVISIPKRHDITSTNVLKKRGVEKRESVAVTPKQKRTTDIVKKSLNNASGLKKVNTNQSLNETAAVTKVQKINSTVGQSNVDITNITTSNNATNSSSEYQKDNPTKSNRAENNTSTNSNVTATDSKIVKRDLSETEHRKPLKQSAEKPKSDILKMHKRDILSDDDPNIDELMRTQGKEAEMIRHGKSMKTAENVYKFARSVMNLVNDAKSDKTKRHSESTQLTGVWSGLGTAPEFVPGLIKRDYDDRSLSGASKGKRQADGQKDISRLMSRRSNNVQKKRVSKRELHVNEVEIKHASRKRTHKFEVNAQAKRNVEHKGIWTGEHGFPLYREIHTSPTKIKRDADIDTDEDDVKTPKEENNEDLPLLSKRDVIPSDEEDEKEKKDKVSKEKREITEQMEMKQMELGSLGSINMTPKKTKKIKRDKSSKRQSSGKKLKRSDNEMEKEMISHLTTTPVQDGNVVLAFDEVKELLPTKRFFSQDEEQVLEPINQQQTAVPSASVIDIDKELADSMILAGEKRSNVYPSGLTATKIEYENNSDDKPGNERSKLNPSLLQKDNQLKKGQLAKVQSEETQRKYDQMRNWVQDSKDPAEIENERKIQEVSDQLAESNTELEKLKVINKAESDSAYLAKKLEEKNNMDNDSVQFREEKFKKLQQQILDEQEIYRKLVDEQRKLYEEKMKAEEPKVGISESGKVNTTTENKENEATMQNNGSLKGTSSEKGSVSATETSISDKIPSKTWDALDMHIGDQHNQTIATPQTWEHFDRLHNDSSETFPEANNEDVTNETAPASEDQASSLYPKIVITTTSTPMINITVIPESTTTTMFTTTLVPETRSESNTSKQIIIESTTPPPTTATTTVSTLIMSSTAKSTITPASTTVSTSTTTSPPTTLTTTTSTLPSTTSSSSSTTTTTTTTTSPSTTSPSPSTSPSPSTSSSTMLSTTISSTTTNAETSTIATTASTKTVAPIKPNPTSPVAKTATAYVINVNMSSNNSAPTKSIISSAENSELDTESSNVSVPSKEKTAQDAKQISHLHNVLMQSVNPESSKNIADVRKPIQIADMNTKFDIKPTTEKTHSIEKISNEEKLPPTKTALPFPLEIAYRPRVVSAKNKTSKNLEIEPRADGYVGCFIDHLVQGRDLPVRAGIPFVTPTNCRTACKKTGYKYAGLQYGYLCFCGNNYGKYDVVPDSECNTVCSGNDSFTCGGLWRNEIYDTEHVIGTYEGNVPFIMPPKVRTSMTELPGMVRSIIPSGPNMVTANEKMESNQELLKEIQDSEQADIKALEDEKQDAIDRSNINVVRKVGNYTDEDLINAAKLEMALDQATQSDVHTVNRPPDNNPVPSSTTESPVVDEEDDDHKDKVLASFAYLHPQHQNDEEPKHSPVLPLKLEPGTHLFRGEIMLQQSWYDDLSKPGSIKFNILAANIEEALKNVFVNDTSFLKAEVMSLREDSERTPHKTIVDFTMTFKQNETTETVTHKLFDSVLKTKRLDEMPVLPHTLKVKEYLHDSNAQAYIPQVVDGQLHLDTSAPIELQYNSENKLVIPDKNTVQQSNESPTTNVIHPDLFSNDRKPTLGLSSMLPLPATAQHVSGNANMAPLNPAVQTHIRPMSTNGMAELKNYMQSQTLNENPELRGVITRPNKSPNMQTNHLTSVTNSQAKQQSGTVKKKKVPYVLRMFFWKDMLARKKREDNVGDLTKFNQEAKKVIHFDSSLPVIRTRRAQADEWPTVYKKDDQKRGYLNKSSLKRRKRVIEKFDSENEDYNKNDDDSEFESLFTNLKPRLKRSNNERAKKELVSDSLLKNNVYKNKSGELGLLRNKRQSSDDEDDDN